In a genomic window of Cuculus canorus isolate bCucCan1 chromosome Z, bCucCan1.pri, whole genome shotgun sequence:
- the FKTN gene encoding ribitol-5-phosphate transferase FKTN, with the protein MQKINKNAVLALLSLTSLVFLLFQLYYYRFYLSQKNGAVFSKVRGRQSGQVSARWHVVRKFLGLISSHNIPVYLIDPLVLGLVDKDIEQIKSSPGGPSLECKYFCAPRDFTTFALLDKTWKHEVGLFRTAEKMGFQWLKIINKDPRLDGMDDLSGIEIPLHYIFKLASHAIHLVVFYERSGNYLWHGPLRLKQHMDRKFVPFRKLHFGRYPGAYEKPELLLISIDDLKVQIPKNPSSFLEEMSHSRFLECRYREARAFFQLYPDDASLDAVEFRKKAKSLLHLAALTLNNLGVKFWLSSGTCLGWYRQCNVIPHSKDVDLGVFIRDYKADIIPAFQKAGLPLKHKFGKVEDSLELSFQGEDDVKLDIFFFYEEDDHIWNGGTQAKSGKKFKYLFPKFTLCWTEFVELKVHVPCETLQYVEANYGPDWKIPVKTWDWKSSPSNVQYNGVWPIDEWDDVIQIY; encoded by the exons ATGCAGAAGATCAATAAGAACGCGGTGCTGGCACTCCTGTCCCTGACCAgcctggttttccttcttttccagctcTACTATTACAGGTTCTACCTATCGCAGAAG AATGGAGCAGTTTTTTCAAAAGTCAGAGGACGCCAATCAGGCCAAGTCAGCGCTAGATGG CATGTGGTCAGGAAGTTCCTAGGCTTAATATCTAGTCACAATATACCAGTGTATTTGATTGATCCTTTGGTTCTGGGACTGGTCGATAAAGACATTGAGCAGATTAAAAGTTCACCTGGCGGCCCTAGTCTGGAATGCAAGTACTTCTGTGCTCCAAGAGACTTCACTACGTTTGCTCTGTTGGACAAAACATGGAAACATGAA gtTGGCCTTTTTAGAACTGCTGAGAAAATGGGGTTCCAGTGGCTGAAGATTATAAACAAGGACCCCCGCTTGGATGGGATGGATGACCTGTCTGGGATTGAAATTCCCTTGCACTACATATTTAAACTGGCATCTCATGCCATTCATCTTGTGGTCTTCTATGAGAGGAGCGGTAATTATCTCTGGCATGGCCCCCTGAGACTTAAGCAACATATGGACAGAAAGTTTGTGCCTTTCCGGAAACTCCACTTTGGTCGCTACCCTGGAGCATATGAAAA aCCAGAACTTCTGCTTATTTCTATTGATGACTTAAAAGTTCAAATTCCGAAAAATCCATCCAGTTTTCTAGAGGAGATGTCACACTCTAGATTTCTTGAATGTAGGTACAGAGAAGCTCGAGCTTTCTTTCAG CTATATCCTGATGATGCCTCTCTTGATGCAGTggagttcagaaaaaaagcaaaatccttGCTCCATCTGGCTGCCCTGACACTGAATAACTTGGGAGTAAAGTTCTGGCTGAGCAGTGGAACATGCCTTG GCTGGTATAGACAGTGCAATGTTATTCCCCACAGCAAAGATGTGGATTTGGGAGTCTTCATAAGGGACTACAAAGCAGATATCATTccagcatttcagaaagcaggGTTACCACTGAAGCACAAATTTGGCAAG GTAGAAGACAGCTTGGAACTCTCTTTCCAGGGAGAAGATGATGTGaaacttgatatttttttcttctatgaagaGGATGACCACATATGGAATGGAGGAACTCAGGCCAAATCGGGCAAGAAATTTAA GTATCTCTTTCCAAAGTTTACTTTGTGTTGGACTGAATTTGTAGAGCTCAAGGTACATGTGCCCTGTGAAACCCTTCAGTATGTTGAAGCCAACTATGGCCCAGACTGGAAGATTCCTGTGAAGACAtgggactggaagagctcaCCATCCAATGTGCAGTACAATGGTGTCTGGCCCATTGATGAATGGGATGATGTCATTCAAATCTACTGA